DNA sequence from the Vanrija pseudolonga chromosome 7, complete sequence genome:
AAGCCAATCAAGGTCTCCTCGCCAGTTACAGGGCACACCCCGTGGACCGCGATTTGGAGGGCAATGTCATTCCTCCCTACAGCCCCGAACAACTAGCGTGCTTCAAGCAGACCGCCTGGGCGGTGTTTAAGTTGGTTTTAAGTGAGGGGGGCTGTAAGATTGACGTTGAACTTCCGGCCACCGCACTCGAAGGACCCCCATTTAAAAGGTGGCTCGACCCAGAATCGCTGAACAGGAGACATCTATATCCACTTCTATCAGTTGACTACTATTCAAAACTAGGTTTTGCGCCGTCGTACGACTACGGTGCAGACTCCGACCGGGTCGGTTGGTACGGATATCCCCCACCCCTTCCAACTCCCGCCCCAGCTCTACTTCCactgcgagctcgtcctcagATCACGGCCTCAATGACGGAGTCAATGCGATCTCCAATCTCAACGAGACTGACAGTCTTAATGAAGGAGATGCATTGGCCGTCAGCGCAAAAATCCAACAGGCCGAACGTCAGGATATATCCTGCCTTTCGTCCGTGGGTTCACCTGTCACTCCTTCCGAAGTCCAACAGGGCGGCACGCTTCACGTTGAAGGCCAAGTCTCCGTCCAAGTCAACCCAGAAACCCCGGTCGGATCTCGGATTCGACTCAACACCCAGTTTCCCTCTAAACAACTAGAGGACTCCGGGCGGAAGAGCAAGGGCAAGCACACCAGTGTTACGGGGGCCAAACCGAAGAGGGATGTCACCGGGGTGACAGAGCATGTGGCTGCCCACAACCTCctgccgccccagcccatTCTCCCATCTGGCAAGCTCAACCCCCCTGCCACCCTACTCATTCCTTCCACCGAGGCTTCCCTTACCAACGGCCCCTCCGTCAAATATGCCGCTGAAGAACATGACTCTGGACAGCCCGAAGCTGCAGATACTTCCACTGTTAAGCCAGGCAGAGCGAAGACAGGCAAGGCGAAGCCAGTCAAGAAGAATCCGGCCAAGATAAAAATCCCCCAGGCGAAGCCCGTGAAGTCAAGGCCCGCTGGTTGGTCCACCGATGCGACGTCCAcaggcgcggcgccgaccaacGGGACCTCCACCGATACCACGACCGCCGAGGCCACGACCACCGTGATGCCGCCCAATGTGATGGTTGACGGTGCTGGTTTTGGGCATGgtcgccgtggtggtggtggcagtgtCACCGGAGCTGGCCGCGCACAGGACCCCAGGGACCATGGCGAGAAGGGAGACAAAGGAGACAAAGGAGACAAGGGGGCCATGGACGCGGCCGATGTGGCCGCCAGCATCATCGCCCTCCttggtgccggcgcggccgagcagGGTGAAGCTGGGGACCAGGAGAGGGGTAATCACAAGGAGGGCCGCAGCCAGGAGGAGGGTGGCAACCAGCACGGGGCTGAGGGCGAGGCTGTGGGCCAGTACAAAGCccaggacgaggaagaggaggagggaggagggggcgaggagcccgaggagcccgaggaggaggaaggcgaggacgaagaggaggagggcgaagatgaggaggaggaaaggggtgggtgtggggaggagggtgatgGGTGTGAGGaagatgatgacgaggacgagggagccaaagaggaagaggaagaggaagaggaagaggaagaggaagaggaagaggaagaggaagaggaagaggaagaggaagaggaagaggaagaggaagaggaagaggaagaggaagaggaagaggaagaggaagaggaagaggaagaggaagaggaagaggaagaggaagaggaagaggaagaggaagaggaagaggaagaggaagaggaagaggaagaggaagaggaagaggaagaggaagaggaggaggggaaTGGAGGGCAAGAGGGCGATTGGGGcaatgaggaggagggggaggacgaagaggaggagggccagGGTTACGGCGACGGCCAGGGTTACACAGAGTAAAGGACATCGACGGCCAGGGGTAGGGGACCCACATGCCCAGGATTACAACGACGACAGGTACTATTACATACAAAGACGATGGGCACTATTACGACAAAGTGTATGACAACGACTGGGCGTACGACACCACCTTGGGGTATGTATGAGGAgttcgacgtcgacgaccagagcgacgacgacgacgacgatcacAACCACatctccctcgtcgtccttttcgtcctcctcttccaccacgaccacagTCACACCCACGACCGAACCACGACCACACCCCCTAGTACATCCACTCCTTAGTTTTGTCTACGTATGAAATGATCCTGTGTAGCATCCTCTCACACATCTCCATAGCAGCCCAACTGACCGCCTTCGACCCGTCGATGTGCCCTAGGTGTTAGATGGTGAGTGGCACTGATGGAGACTTAATGACACTAGGCAAGTCGACAAGACGATACATTCGATAGAGTGATAACTGTGTTCGGTACGGGCTAGTTCTAAGACATGTACCTGACAGCCAATGTCGCGTTGTGACAGTGCAGCCTTAACGGTGTTACATAGGGGTTGAAGCAGTCTCCAGGGCGACATCCCAACCCAACGTCGTTGTAACGTATGTAATTACCCGCCCAATGCCATATTGCAGTGAATCGTCTAATGGGTTTCACGCGGCTAAGCAGTGTGTCTCGTGAGATTTGTCGGTGTAGATCAACACAACAGATTCCCGGAGGTGCTGACGGCTCGCTCTGCCTCTGCGAGCTCACAGGGGCAGGGGCTCTACAATCTGTCTGTAGGGCCATTCACCGCTTTTTCTGGCCGCTCGAGAGGCCAGAGCACAGGCGGTCTCCGAACAAGCACTCACACCTACTTTGGGACGGACACAACAGTCGCGCCACGGCACGAACACGCCGCTCACCCTTGACGCCTCGCACAGCCTGTGGTAACGGCGACGGGCTCCTATTGATTCCTACGACGCTTTAGTCACGCTCCGAGTGTGTGAATCCCACCTCTCCATCTATGGGCAGTGCCTCAAACCAGACGGTGAAGTGTGTGCCGAAAGTGCCCGGCCGGCGGGCCCTGAGGCGGAGTGGCGCCACACAAGCAGGGGGGACGAATTCAGACTGGGGGCCCACGAGAGACGTATCTAGCCAACAGCTCTCGCGAGGCCTGTAAACATGCATCCAGAACCTTGGCCGGACCGTTGAGATATCACCTTGCGCTGCCCGCATAACACTGACGTCGAACCGTCCTATCCTTTGGACGTTGCAGTGTGTAGATCGGCCGGCTTTCCCGAGTCCAGACGCCACAGTGGAGGTGGTTCTGCTGTGTGTGTAGTGTGGTCCATCTTTTGTTCAGCCAGATTCAGGCACACCCACAGTCTTCTGAGGGCGAACGCGTCGCACGTTGCAGCAGCTATGTATAATCTTGGTGTGggacgccgacacgctgtTGCACAACTACCACCTCATTGAATCCCCCACCCAACGGCTACTCAAGCTCGACACGTCACCATGTGGTGAGTCCAAGGCAGTAGTCAGCTACATaagcgccgcgctcacccCTCAACCACCAGTTTCACGCACTCGTTCAGCGACAGTGACAACGACAAGCCGAAGAAgagcaagggcaagggcaagcgtGCCAGTCGCAAAGCGACCAAATCAAAGAAGGAGGATGTCAACCAGACAGCAAAGCCCGCGGCGGAGCCCAGCCCCCCGTCGTCCCCCGAGTCTACTCCCCCTCCCGTCGCACTCTTGCTCTCCACGGCACCTCCTTCCCCCAACCCCCCCTCGGTTAATCCCGACGCCGCGGACCCGGTCACCGAGAATACCAATGCCACTACATCTGCAGCCGCTAAGCCCGTCGCCACAGAGCCTGTCGCTGCGGAGCCCGCCCCTCAGGAGCCTGCAGCTGCAGAGCCTACGGTCGCCAAGCCAACTACAGTGACACCTGCTTCTCCCAAACCCTCTGCGGTGACGCCGTCCCCTTCAAAGCCTTCCCCAGCAAAGCCGTCATCTGCAACGCCGGCCACCGCGAAGCCTTCCCCTTCAAAGCCGGCTACGGCCGCGAATCCCACCGGCTCGACGTCCACAGCTGCGAAGCCCACCGACGCGACACACGCTGGTGCGACGACCACCGAGCAGCACCCCGCCGATTCGAAGCCCGCCCGTGCCACGACCACCGGGGCGAAGCCGAGCGGTGAGACCCCTGCCGACACGAAGCCAAACCCCATCAACGCAGCGGTCCCACCTCCCGCCCCCACCAGGCCACCCCCGAACTATGCAGTACGCCCGAATCAGATCGTGCGACCTCCCACCAGGCCCCCCGCCCCTTTCTCCGGCAGGCCACCCCCGAGCGTTCCAGCAGGCCCGAACCCGATGATGCGACCTCAATTACGTCCCTCGGCTCCTCCCTTCGGAGGGATCCGTCCAGCAGGCCCGGACCCGATGATTCGCCCCTCATTCCCTCCCTCGGCCCCTCCCCTCCGCGGGGGACCACCAGCGAACTATCCAGTGGGCCCGAACCCGATGATGCGATCTtccgcccctccccccgctgCCCAAGGCGCGAGCCAGCCGAAGGTGAACGAGTTCAGCGTACTCGAAAGCGCTGAGGCAGAGCTCATAAACGACATGTTAGGGCGCCCCGAGTAAGGCATGTTGTGAGAGGACGTCGCTGACACTAAGCCACACGAACGAAGGCCAACACACCCACCAGGGTGGAGGCGAGACCACGCCCAGCATGACGCAGCCCAATGCGACGCCTGACGACGCTGGATTTGAccgcggtggcggtggcggtggtggtggcggtgtcgACGGACCTGGCGAGAGCGCACAGGACGCCCGCGGCCATGACGAGAAAGGAGGCGCGGGGACTGGGGACGCGGACGGTGCGTCCCCCGGCGTCATCATCGTCCTTGGTGCTGGTGCGGCCGGGCAGGGTGAAGCTGGGGTTGAGGACTGGGAGCACGACAAGGAGGTCCGCAGCCAGGAGGAGGGTGGCAACCAGGAGGACGGGCACGAGTGCCAGGAGGGCGACTGCGACAACCAGATGGACGACCGCCAGGAAGGGAACAAGGACGGCGCTGACAagtgcgacgacgacagcaaggAAGAGAAGAAACTCTCGAATGACAACGAGGAGCCTACGCACCAGCCGGAGGAGTCCGTTCATGATCAAAACAAAGAtggggccgagggcggctgTGGTGATCACGAAgaccacggcgacgacctcgccggccgcgacgatggcgagccGGACGAGGGTAAGGCGCAGATGTGCGAGGGAGAGGGCAATGGTGCGGAGGGCGACTACTATGCCCAGCGTGACGGCCAGTACGATGCCCAGGGTGACGGCGAGTATGATGCCCAGGGTGACGGCGAGTACTATGCCCAGGCGGGTGCCCAGACGGGTGACGGCGCGTATTATACCCCGGAGGGTGATGCCCAGTACGGCGACTACACCCAGGAAGTCGACGCTCagtacggcgacgacagccagTACTATGTCGCCCAGTACGGTGACTCCCAGTTCTATCCCCAGGGCGACAGCGACTACTACCCCGTTGACCAGGACGACAGCGAGTACTACCCTGTCGATCAGGGCGACAGCGAGTACTACCCCGTCGAACAGGGGTACGTCGACTACAACGATGACCAGGGATACGGCGGCTGCAACAATGGCCAGGGATACGACAACGGTTGGGATTGTTAGTAGTTCGACGTCGAtggcgagagcgacgacaacgaccgccaccatctcctcctccccctcctcttccacctcctccaccaccaccacaaccagCCACGACCGAACCACGACCATGCACAGCAGCACTCCCACTCCTTATATGTGTCTACGTATGAAATGGTCAATGTGTAGCAACCTCTCACACGCAACTCATAACAGTTGCTCAACTGACCGCCTTCGATCCTTCGATGCACGTGCACTCGGAGGGCTTCCACTTCCCTCATGTTCCCTGCCCCCGTAGCAACACAGCCATGTAGCCAAACCCCACGGCATCACGTTCATCCTCAAGACCTATACAGTCccggcctcgagcccctATCCCAAGCAGCGAGGTCTACGTCAGCCCGCCCAAgcacacacccacactcaCGAGTCGCACACAGCGCGGGGTTCGGGTCGGCGGTCACAGCGTGAGCGACGCAGTCGTCCCAGCGGCACATGCCTGGCGTGTGGGTTGGCGCGGGGGTTGGGGGCGTGTAGAAGAAGTAGGCTCCGAAgatgacgagctgggcgtagtcgagcgtgtcgagcaggaggcggcgccaGTCCATTgtggctggtgggtggggagTATGACCTGGGAGAGGGGAGTTATATGCCTTctggcgagtgcgagtggaGTGCGGGCACGAGGAGTCGACAGTGAACAACTGTCACTGCCACTCGCCATTGTCAGTGGATCAGCAGTGAGCACAGTGCCACTCCGTGCGtgacgctc
Encoded proteins:
- the MDN1_2 gene encoding Midasin, translated to MIHDTFTHLQIGLFNQGYFTTGDLVRSFTQLLVNQIFEPLGAPDISPEGISAKVFQLFAQFPRHARYNLQFYGIRCGLVYGAMAVYESEMRDGQSRKFQRGPPADIGGSTTITGITAICGVPVSMRMEPAVTGIRELVLDSFGRLARLGRLGRKGRHLAAGVGQVQQKFLSQVIGEANQGLLASYRAHPVDRDLEGNVIPPYSPEQLACFKQTAWAVFKLVLSEGGCKIDVELPATALEGPPFKRWLDPESLNRRHLYPLLSVDYYSKLGFAPSYDYGADSDRVEDSGRKSKGKHTSVTGAKPKRDVTGVTEHVAAHNLLPPQPILPSGKLNPPATLLIPSTEASLTNGPSVKYAAEEHDSGQPEAADTSTVKPGRAKTGKAKPVKKNPAKIKIPQAKPVKSRPAGWSTDATSTGAAPTNGTSTDTTTAEATTTVMPPNVMVDGAGFGHGRRGGGGSVTGAGRAQDPRDHGEKGDKGDKGDKGAMDAADVAASIIALLGAGAAEQGEAGDQERGNHKEGRSQEEGGNQHGAEGEAVGQYKAQDEEEEEGGGGEEPEEPEEEEGEDEEEEGEDEEEERGGCGEEGDGCEEDDDEDEGAKEEEEEEEEEEEEEEEEEEEEEEEEEEEEEEEEEEEEEEEEEEEEEEEEEEEEEEEEEEEEEEEEEEEEEEEEEEEEEEEEEGNGGQEGDWGNEEEGEDEEEEGQGYGDGQGYTE
- the Pkd1l3 gene encoding Polycystic kidney disease protein 1-like 3, yielding MCFTHSFSDSDNDKPKKSKGKGKRASRKATKSKKEDVNQTAKPAAEPSPPSSPESTPPPVALLLSTAPPSPNPPSVNPDAADPVTENTNATTSAAAKPVATEPVAAEPAPQEPAAAEPTVAKPTTVTPASPKPSAVTPSPSKPSPAKPSSATPATAKPSPSKPATAANPTGSTSTAAKPTDATHAGATTTEQHPADSKPARATTTGAKPSGETPADTKPNPINAAVPPPAPTRPPPNYAGGGETTPSMTQPNATPDDAGFDRGGGGGGGGGVDGPGESAQDARGHDEKGGAGTGDADGASPGVIIVLGAGAAGQGEAGVEDWEHDKEVRSQEEGGNQEDGHECQEGDCDNQMDDRQEGNKDGADKCDDDSKEEKKLSNDNEEPTHQPEESVHDQNKDGAEGGCGDHEDHGDDLAGRDDGEPDEGKAQMCEGEGNGAEGDYYAQRDGQYDAQGDGEYDAQGDGEYYAQAGAQTGDGAYYTPEGDAQYGDYTQEVDAQYGDDSQYYVAQYGDSQFYPQGDSDYYPVDQDDSEYYPVDQGDSEYYPVEQGYVDYNDDQGYGGCNNGQGYDNGWDC